Proteins co-encoded in one Malus sylvestris chromosome 9, drMalSylv7.2, whole genome shotgun sequence genomic window:
- the LOC126582199 gene encoding delta(7)-sterol-C5(6)-desaturase-like has protein sequence MEDSYLNPFLEETTFYNRIVLGTIVPNRVWDPLPHFFQTWLRNYVGGTLIYLVSGFLWCLYIYYLKRNVYLPKDAIPSNKAMLLQIYVAMKAMPWYSALPTVSEYMVENGWAKCFARISDVGWPAYLLYLAIYLVFVEFGIYWMHRELHDIKPLYKYLHATHHIYNKQNTLSPFAGLAFHPIDGILQAFPHVLALFLVPTHFTTHIALLFIEAIWTANIHDCIHAKIWPVMGAGYHTIHHTTYRHNYGHFTIWMDWMCGTLRDPLDDESKVL, from the exons ATGGAGGACTCCTACCTGAACCCGTTCTTGGAGGAGACGACGTTTTACAACCGCATTGTGCTCGGCACCATCGTCCCCAATAGAGTGTGGGACCCACTCCCCCACTTCTTCCAGACGTGGCTGCGCAACTACGTCGGCGGGACCTTGATCTACCTCGTCTCCGGCTTCCTTTGGTGCCTGTACATTTACTACCTGAAACGCAACGTTTATCTCCCCAAAG ATGCCATTCCCTCTAATAAGGCCATGCTTTTGCAAATATATGTTGCCATGAAGGCCATGCCTTGGTACAGTGCTCTTCCAACTGTTTCTGAGTACATGGTTGAAAATGGCTGGGCTAAGTGCTTTGCAAGAATAAGTGATGTTGGTTGGCCCGCTTACCTCTTGTATTTAGCAATTTATCTTGTATTTGTGGAGTTCGGAATTTATTGGATGCACAGGGAGTTGCATGACATAAAACCTCTGTATAAATATCTTCATGCTACCCATCACATCTACAACAAGCAGAACACCCTCTCTCCGTTTGCTG GTTTGGCTTTTCACCCGATTGATGGGATACTGCAGGCATTTCCACATGTTTTAGCTCTATTTCTAGTACCAACGCATTTTACAACCCACATAGCGCTCCTATTTATCGAGGCCATATGGACAGCGAACATTCACGATTGCATCCATGCCAAAATATGGCCTGTCATGGGTGCCGGCTACCACACCATACATCATACTACATACCGCCATAACTATGGCCATTTTACCATATGGATGGATTGGATGTGTGGAACGCTTCGTGACCCCTTGGACGATGAATCAAAGGTCTTATGA
- the LOC126582198 gene encoding glycosyltransferase BC10: MTSHEQPQIQSTFRPFRTLIQLNHVLHFLFFGIGLSLGIMVTLYFQSFSLTTFQASLNSINNIFPLQSSSPQAQLLPPPLPSPPPPPPPFLIPSFSKTGTSNYTSVSLTEQNLLVHNMSDEELFRRASMVPRIQDLPYKLVPKVAFMFLTKGPLPLSPLWEKFFKGHEGLYSIFVHAHPDFNESVPKDSVFHGRRIHSQPVYWGTSTMLDAERRLLANGLLDISNQRFVLLSESCIPLFNFTTAYDYLINSNQSFLNSFDDPRKPGRGRYNPQMYPMINITNWRKGSQWFEVHRELAVHIVSDRKYYPIFQQYCNPPCYIDEHYIPTLVNLLYTELSSKRSVTWVDWSRGGPHPGKIGWIDISNELLNRIRFGSKCTYNGNTTSMCLLFARKFLPNTLEPLLRVAPLLLGFDP; encoded by the exons ATGACGAGTCACGAGCAACCCCAAATTCAATCAACTTTCCGGCCCTTTCGAACCCTAATCCAGTTAAACCATGTCCTTCATTTCCTATTCTTTGGTATAGGTTTGTCACTAGGTATCATGGTTACCTTATATTTCCAGAGCTTCTCACTCACTACTTTTCAAGCCTCCCTAAATTCCATTAACAATATCTTTCCTTTACAATCATCATCACCTCAAGCTCAATTGTTGCCACCGCC GCTCCCCTCGccgcctccaccaccaccaccatttctAATACCATCTTTCTCCAAGACTGGGACATCTAACTATACAAGTGTTTCACTGACAGAACAAAACCTCCTCGTACACAATATGAGTGACGAGGAGTTGTTTCGGAGAGCATCAATGGTTCCTAGAATTCAAGATTTGCCTTACAAGCTTGTTCCGAAAGTTGCTTTCATGTTCTTGACAAAGGGACCTCTACCTTTGTCTCCCTTGTGGGAGAAGTTTTTCAAGGGACATGAAGGACTATACTCCATTTTTGTGCACGCACACCCTGATTTCAATGAATCAGTGCCTAAAGATTCTGTCTTCCACGGTAGAAGAATTCATAGCCAG CCGGTCTATTGGGGAACATCAACAATGTTAGATGCCGAGAGACGCCTCTTAGCAAATGGACTTCTTGACATTTCTAACCAAAGATTTGTGCTGCTTTCTGAATCCTGCATCCCTTTATTCAACTTCACAACAGCATATGACTATCTCATCAACTCAAACCAAAGCTTcctgaactcatttgatgaccCTAGAAAGCCAGGCCGGGGCCGATACAACCCTCAAATGTACCCCATGATAAACATCACAAATTGGAGAAAGGGGTCTCAGTGGTTCGAAGTGCACCGTGAGCTTGCCGTCCACATCGTTTCTGATCGTAAATATTATCCGATCTTTCAACAGTACTGCAACCCTCCCTGTTACATTGATGAGCACTATATTCCAACACTTGTGAACTTGTTGTACACTGAGTTGAGTTCAAAGAGGAGCGTCACTTGGGTGGATTGGTCAAGAGGTGGTCCTCATCCTGGAAAAATTGGATGGATTGATATTTCGAATGAGCTTCTGAATCGGATTCGGTTCGGATCAAAATGCACGTATAATGGCAATACAACTTCAATGTGTTTGTTGTTTGCTAGAAAATTCTTACCTAACACATTGGAGCCTTTGTTGAGGGTTGCCCCTTTGCTACTTGGTTTTGATCCATAA